Within the Staphylococcus argenteus genome, the region CAATTATGAGATATCATTCATTAATAAGTAATCCTGATAATTTTCCAGAAGAATTAAAAATTACTGGACGCACTGAAGATTGCATACAATCATTTGAGCATAATGAGCGACCACATTATGGGATTCAATATCATCCGGAATCATTCGCTACAGAATATGGCGTGAAAATATTAATGAATTTTATAAATTCTGTAAAGGGAGGGCAATGATTATGTCATTACTAACAAGAATAAAAACTGAATCGATTTTACACGAAAGTGATATTAAAGAGCTAATTGAAATACTTATTTCACCTAGTATTGGAACGGATATAAAATATGAATTGTTAAGTAATTATTCAGAACGAGAAATTCAACAGGAAGAATTAACATATATCGTAAGAAGTTTAATTAATACGATGTATCCACATCAACCTTGTTATGAAGGTAGTATGTGTGTTTGTGGTACAGGTGGAGATAAATCTAATAGTTTTAATATCTCGACAACTGTTGCTTTTGTCGTAGCGAGTGCTGGTGTTAAAGTCATTAAACATGGTAATAAAAGCATTACCTCAAATTCAGGTAGTACAGATTTGTTAAATCAAATGCACATACAAACAACAACTGTTGATGATACACCTAACCAATTAGATGAAAAAGGTCTTGTATTCATTGGAGCAACGGAATCATATCCTGTTATGAAATATATGCAACCAGTTAGAAAAATGATTGGCAAGCCTACTATTTTAAATCTTGTTGGTCCATTAATTAATCCATATCATTTATCGTATCAAATGGTGGGTGTATTCGATCCGACGAAATTAAAGATTGTTGCTAAAACAATAAAAGATTTAGGAAGACGACGGGCGATAGTATTACATGGTGCAAATGGGATGGATGAAGCAACATTGTCTGGCGATAATTTAATTTATGAATTGACTGAAGATGGAGAAATTAAAAATTATACATTAAATGCTGCAGATTATGGTTTGAGATATGCACCAAATAGTGATTTTAAAGGGGGTACACCAGAAGAAAACTTAATTATTACACTTAATATTTTAAATGGTACTGATAAAACGAGTCGTCGTGACGTTGTTGTCCTAAATGCAGGTTTAAGTCTATATGTTGCAGAGAAAGTGGATACAATTGCTGAAGGCATAGAACTTGCGGGCACATTGATAAATAATGGTGAAGCTTTGAAAAAATACCATCAAATGAGAGGTGAATAACATGACAATTTTAGAAGAAATTGTTGAATATAAACAGTCACTTTTACAAAATGGCTATTATCTAGAGAAACTTAATAGCTTAAAAAGTGTGAACATTCAGAATAAAAAGTCTTTTATAAATTCAATTGAACAAAAATCAACATTAGCAATTATTGCAGAAATTAAATCTAAGAGTCCTACAGTTAATGATTTACCTGAACGAGATTTATTGCAACAAATCTCTGATTATGAACAGTATGGTGCAAATGCAGTTTCGATTTTAACAGATGAAAAGTATTTTGGTGGTAGTTTTGAACGTTTACAAGAATTAACAACAAAAACGACACTTCCAGTACTGTGTAAAGACTTTATTATAGATCCGCTTCAAATCGATGTTGCTAAACAAGCTGGTGCATCTATTATTTTATTAATTGTTAACATCTTGTCAGATAAACAATTGAAAGAGTTATACGAATACGCTACTTCTCAAAATTTGGAAGTATTGGTTGAAGTTCATAATCGTGAGGAATTATATCGTGCCTATAAGATTAATCCTAAATTGATTGGTGTAAATAACAGAGACTTAAAAAGGTTTGTCACAAATGTGGAACATACAAATATTATTTTAGAAAATAAACAACCGAATCATTATTATATTTCTGAAAGTGGCATACACGACACATCTGATGTTGAAAAAATTTTAAACAGTGGCATCGATGGCTTACTAATAGGTGAGGCACTCATGCGTTGCGACAATCTGGCCAAATTTTTACCACAACTAAAAATGCAAAAGGTGCAATCATGATGAAATTGAAGTTTTGTGGCTTTACATCAATTAAGGATGTCACAGCGGCCAGTCAATTGCCAATTGATGCGATAGGTTTCATCCATTACGAAAAAAGTAAAAGGCATCAAACAGTTGCTCAAATTCAAAAGTTAGCGTCTGTTGTTCCAAATCATATTGATAAAGTATGTGTCATGGTAAATCCTGATTTAACAACAATTGAACACGTATTGGTCAATACGCCAATTAACACAATACAGTTACACGGCACAGAATCTATTGCTTTTATACAGAAAGTTAGAAAAAAATATCCAAATATAAAAATCATTAAAGCTTTAGCCGCAGATGAAAACATAATCCTAAATATTAATAAATATAAAGGATTCGTAAATTTATTTATTATCGACACACCTTCAGCGTCTTATGGAGGTACGGGTCAAACATATGACTGGGCAATTTTAAAAGAGATAAAAGGCATCCATTACTTGATAGCAGGAGGCATTAACACTGAAAATATTCAAACAGTTAATCAATTGAAATTATCACATCAAGGTTATGATCTTGCATCAGGTATAGAAGTAAATGGGCGAAAAGATATAGAAAAAATGACAGCAATTGTAAATATTGTGAAAGGAGATAGAGAAAATGAATAAACAAATACAAACAGAAGCAGATGAATTAGGTTTCTTTGGTGAATACGGAGGGCAATATGTTCCAGAAACATTAATGCCAGCAATTATTGAGTTGAAAAAAGCTTATAAAGAGGCAAAAGCAGACCCAGAGTTTCAAAGAGAACTGGAATACTATTTATCAGAGTATGTAGGACGCGCGACTCCACTGACATATGCTGCATCATATACTGAAAGCTTAGGTGGCGCTAAAATATATTTGAAACGAGAGGATTTAAATCATACAGGCGCCCATAAAATTAATAATGCGTTAGGTCAAGCGTTGCTCGCTAAAAGAATGGGCAAGAAGAAGCTTGTTGCTGAAACCGGTGCGGGTCAACATGGTGTAGCTAGTGCTACTGTTGCTGCATTATTTGATATGGAACTTGTTGTCTTTATGGGAAGTGAAGATATTAAACGACAACAACTCAATGTATTTAGAATGGAATTACTTGGTGCGAAGGTTGTTGCTGTTGAAGATGGTCAAGGTACATTATCGGATGCAGTTAATAAAGCTTTGCAATATTGGGTGAGTCATGTGGATGACACACATTATTTATTAGGTTCTGCACTAGGTCCAGACCCATTCCCAACGATAGTTAGAGATTTTCAAAGTGTCATTGGTAAAGAAATAAAATCACAAATACTGAAAAAAGAAGGACGACTTCCGGATGCAATAGTCGCATGTATCGGTGGTGGCTCAAATGCAATCGGAACATTTTACCCATTTATAAAAGACGATGTTGCGTTATACGGCGTTGAAGCAGCAGGTCAAGGCGAGGATACTGACAAACATGCACTTGCAATTGGAAAAGGTTCACCAGGTGTACTACACGGTACAAAAATGTATTTAATCCAAGATGAAGGTGGTCAAGTGCAACTTGCTCATTCTATATCAGCTGGACTTGATTATCCTGGTATAGGGCCTGAACATTCTTATTACCACGACATAGGAAGAGTAACGTTTGAAAATGCAAGTGATACACAAGCAATGAATGCTTTAATTAACTTTACAAAGCACGAAGGTATTATACCTGCAATAGAAAGTGCACACGCACTGAGTTATGTTGAAAGACTAGCTCCTACGATGTCGAATGAAGATATTATTGTAGTAACTATTTCTGGACGTGGCGATAAAGATATGGAAACAATTAGACAATATATGGCAGAGCGAGGTCTTGAAAATGACTAAATTATTTATACCTTATATTATGGGAGATAAAGACTTTATTGAAAATGCAACATTGTTGAGTGAACATGGTGCCGACATCATTGAAATTGGCGTACCTTTCTCTGATCCGGTTGCTGATGGTCCAGTTATCATGGAAGCAGGACAACAAGCGATTAAACAAGGTATCACGATAGATTATATTTTCGAACAATTAGAAAAACACGGTAATCAAATTAAGTGTCACTATGTATTAATGACGTATTATAATATTATTTGTCATTATGGAGAACAAGCGTTTTTTGAAAAATGTCGAGATACTGGTGTCTACGGCTTAATTATTCCCGATTTACCATATGAATTATCACAGCGCTTAAAACAACAATGCAGCCATTATGGTGTTAAAATTATATCGTTAGTTGCTATGACTACTGATGACAAACGTATAAGAAATATTGTGTCGCAGGCAGAAGGATTTATATACACTGTAACGATGAATGCTACAACAGGACAAAACGGAGCTTTTCATCCAGAATTAAAACAAAAAATTGAGTCAATTAAAGCGATAGCCAATGTACCAGTTGTCGCAGGATTTGGTATAAGAACACCACAACATGTTGCAGATATAAAAGAGGTTGCAGATGGTATCGTCATTGGCAGCGAAATTGTTAAGCAATTTAAAGCTAACTCACAAGAGGAAATAATTACCTACCTTCAAACAATCAAACAGGCATTGAACAATTAAGATTTTTTGATTTAATATAAAATAGCTGAATGCTGTTTAAAAGTTATATAAAACGGTAAATTATAAAAATGAATAAGAAGTTTTCAAAAGTAATATGGGCAAATCCAAACGTTCATATTACTTTTTTTGGAATTGTATGCAAAAATCTAAATTTAACCATAAAAGTATACACAATTAATGCGTTTATGTTTTAGTTTTAACATTAACTATTGTATACTTATTTAGATTAGATTTATTATTTTTGACATTTGCAGAGGGCGAAAGAAAAAATGCTGCGAATACGGAAATGAAATTAACGAGAGACAAATAGGAGTAATGATAATGAAGTTTACAAATTTAACAGCTAAAGAGTTTGGTGCCTTTACGGATAGCATGCCATATAGTCATTTCACGCAAACTGTTGGCCACTATGAGTTAAAGCTTGCCGAAGGTTATGAAACGCATTTAGTGGGAATAAAAGACAATAATAATGAGGTTATTGCAGCTTGCTTGCTTACTGCTGTACCTGTTATGAAAGTGTTCAAATATTTTTATTCAAATCGGGGTCCAGTGATTGACTATGAAAATCAAGAACTTGTACACTTTTTCTTTAATGAACTATCAAAATATGTTAAAAAACATCGTTGTCTATACTTACATATCGATCCATATTTACCATATCAATACTTGAATCATGATGGCGAGATTACAGGTAATGCTGGTAATGATTGGTTCTTCGATAAAATGAGTAACTTAGGATTTGAGCATACTGGATTCCATAAAGGATTTGATCCTGTGTTACAAATTCGTTATCACTCAGTGTTAGATTTAAAAGATAAATCAGCTGATGATATCATCAAAAATATGGATGGACTTAGAAAAAGAAATACAAAGAAAGTTAAAAAGAATGGCGTTAAAGTAAGATTTTTATCGGAAGATGAACTGCCGATATTTAGATTATTTATGGAAGATACGTCAGAATCAAAAGCTTTTGCTGATCGTGATGATAAGTTTTACTATAATCGCTTAAAATATTACAAAGATCGTGTGTTAGTACCTTTAGCGTATATCAACTTTGATGAATATATTAAAGAACTCAACGAAGAGCGTGATATTTTAAATAAAGATTTAAATAAAGCATTGAAAGATATTGAAAAACGTCCTGAAAATAAAAAAGCACACAACAAGCGAGATAACTTACAACAACAACTTGATGCGAATGAGCAAAAGATTGAAGAAGGTAAACGTCTACAAGAAGAACATGGTAATGAATTACCTATCTCTGCTGGTTTCTTCTTTATCAATCCATTTGAAGTTGTTTATTATGCAGGTGGTACATCAAATGCTTTCCGTCATTTTGCCGGAAGTTATGCAGTGCAATGGGAAATGATTAATTATGCATTAAATCATGGCATTGACCGTTATAATTTCTATGGTGTAAGTGGTAAATTTACAGAAGATGCTGAAGATGCTGGTGTAGTTAAATTTAAAAAAGGTTATAACGCTGAGATTATTGAATATGTTGGTGACTTTATTAAGCCAATTAATAAACCTGTTTATGCAGCATATACTGCACTTAAAAAAGTTAAAGATAGAATTTTTTAGGAAAGGAATTATTAAACCATGAAATTTACAGAGTTAACTGTTACTGAGTATGACAACTTTGTACAAAATCCATCGTTGGAAAGCCATTATTTCCAAGTAAAAGAAAATATTGTTACCCGTGAAAATGATGGCTTTGAAGTAGTTTTATTAGGTATTAAAGACGACAATAACAAAGTAATTGCAGCAAGCCTTTTCTCTAAAATTCCTACTATGGGAAGTTATGTTTACTATTCGAATCGTGGTCCAGTGATGGATTTTTCAGATCTAGGTTTAGTTGATTATTATTTAAAAGAGTTAGATAAATATTTACAGCAACATCAATGTTTATATGTTAAATTAGATCCGTATTGGTTATATCATCTATATGATAAAGATATCGTGCCATTTGAAGGTCGCGAGAAAAATGATGCCTTAGTAAACTTGTTTAAATCGCATGGTTACGAGCATCACGGCTTTACAACTGAGTATGATACATCGAGCCAAGTACGATGGATGGGCGTATTAAACCTTGAAGGTAAAACACCTGAAACATTGAAAAAGACATTTGATAGTCAACGTAAACGTAATATTAATAAAGCGATAAACTATGGTGTTAAAGTCAGATTCCTTGAACGTGATGAGTTCAATCTTTTCCTAGATTTATATCGTGAAACTGAAGAGCGTGCTGGATTTGTTTCAAAAACCGATGCCTATTTTTATAACTTTATTGACACATATGGCGATAAAGTATTAGTACCTTTAGCATATATTGACCTTGATGAATATGTGTTAAAGCTACAACAGGAATTAAATGACAAAGAAAATCGTCGTGATCAAATGATGGCGAAAGAAAACAAATCCGATAAACAAATGAAGAAAATTGCAGAATTAGATAAACAAATTGATCATGATCAGCATGAATTATTGAATGCAAGTGAATTGAGCAAAACGGACGGCCCAATTCTAAACCTTGCTTCTGGCGTTTATTTTGCAAATGCATATGAAGTGAATTATTTCTCTGGTGGTTCATCAGAAAAATATAATCAATTTATGGGACCATACATGATGCATTGGTTTATGATTAATTATTGCTTCGATAATGGTTATGATCGTTATAATTTCTATGGTTTATCAGGTGATTTTACAGAAAACAGTGAAGATTACGGCGTTTACCGCTTTAAACGTGGATTTAATGTACAAATCGAAGAATTAATAGGGGATTTCTATAAACCAATTCATAAAGTGAAATATTGGTTGTTCACTACATTGGATAAATTACGTAAAAAATTAAAGAAATAGATGTAAATGATGTTAGGGCTTATAGTTATTGATACTATAGGCTCTTTTTTGTATGAATATTGTAGTAAATATACTTCAGAGCCCTGTAAAGCTAATCGTAAATATGATAATTTTCTATATTAAAGACAAATATATTTCGAACAACATATTTGTGTCTATTTGAACACTAGCAAACTTGGATTGTATTCAAATATGTTTGAGGTAAATCTTATCAGTAATATTATGACTTTAATTCCAAATCCAGTACAATATTTTAAGTTTATATAATGATATGAATGCTATTGCTTATACGTAGATAATGACAGTTTTATCATAACTCTAATAACGTAACCAAATAATGAACGTAGACATTGATATTAAACAATATCGTTAATTAGAACATATAACCAAAGTTTTTGAAGTAATGAAAAAGTTTAATCTAAACATGCAACAAGTTAAAAATGCTAACTGTTTAAGTAAGTAGTTATATAAGGCCCCTTATGGAATTTCATTTCTAGTTTACATAATATATATTATAGGAAGTTGTATATTTGACGCAAAAGGTACCCTACACCATAATCATTATTTAAGATTGTCACATAACTTACGTATGTTATAATAATCGGTATTATATTGTTTGGAGTGATTTGATGAGATTTGTATTTGATATTGACGGTACGCTTTGTTTCGACGGCCGAGTAATTGATCAGACTATTATTGATACATTGTTACGTTTACAACATGCTGGTCATGAACTTATATTTGCATCAGCACGTCCGATTCGTGATTTGTTGCCAGTTTTACCATCAGTATTTCATCAGCATACATTAATTGGCGCAAATGGCGCTATGATTTCACAACAATCAAAGATATCTGTTATCAAACCAATTCATACAGATACATACCATCATATCTTAAAAATAATACAAAAGTATGATTTAGATTATATTATTGACGATGATTGGAATTATGCTGCAAAACTCGACGCTGAGAACGAGATTTTTGAGCGTTTAGATCCACATAAGCTGGCCAGTTGTATTAAAGTTGCCAATATCAATACACCAATCAAAATTATTTTATTAAATTTAGAGCCGTCCCAAATTACGATTATTTTAAATGAATTAAATCAATATCATCAAGAACTAGAAATTATTCATCATTCAAATGAGTTTAATATTGATATTACAGCACAAAATATTAATAAATATACAGCATTACAATACATATATGGTAAAGATGTTGAATATATAGCATTTGGTAATGATCATAATGATATTGCTATGCTACGACATGCTACTAATGGTTATATTGTAGGACCATCCGAAGAATATACACATACAATATTGAAATTGGATCATATAAAGCATATAGATAACCATGAGCAAGCTGTTTGCAAAATTATAAAATCACATTTATAAAAAAATGCCCCCTATCAATTGATAACAATTATCATTTAATAGGGGGTGATTTTAATGAAATTCGTCCTCAAAAAATTCATCTTCTAATCCAAATAGTTCTGCCATTTCTCCATGCTCAATTAACATGTTTAAATATGCGTCACGAAGGTCTTCTTCACTCATATCATTAACCATATCTTTAAGAGAATCAATCCACATATTTCTGCGTAAGTGATAGTCTTCTTCAACTTCGTTTAACATGATTATATGTTTGTTTGCTGCTTCTGGACTAGCTGTAAATAGTAATGCAATCATATGTTTGCATATCACTCGTCTTCCATCAGCATGAGGACAATTACATTTGGATTTTCTAGGATGTTCCATATCTATATAACAACGATATACATTGTTACCACTGCCTTTTACTTCAGCCTCATGCTGTGTTTCTGAAAGTGATTTTAAGTTAATGACGCATTCACTTTGATAATAATTAAAGCCTCTTTCTATAGAACGAATACTTGCTATATCAAGTAATCCCATGATGGTGCTCCTTTTATAAAATAATTAAAAATAGAAAATAAAATCCATAAGTATCTAAATTAATTTGTTTGATTTATCTATAGTTTATAACAAGTTTAGAATTATCGCATTCAATTGTAACTAAAATGAAAATGCTTGTACTAATTCTTTTGTATAAGGGTGTCTATCAACATTAAGTAATTCCTCTATCGCAAAATCATCAACGATTGCACCTTCCTTAATGACAATAATTCGATTAACTAAGCGTTGTAATACAGATAAGTCATGCGATATGACAACTAAATGATTTAAATTCGCAATAGTTTGCTCCTTTAATATACTTATTATATTTTGCTCAGCTATAACATCTAGATTTGATGTAATTTCATCACATATTAAAACACGAGGTTGTGCTAATAATGAACGCATAATATTAAATCTTTGTAACTGTCCACCACTCACTTCATTTGGATAGTTAGATAATAGTTGTGCATTTAAATCAAAGCTAGATAAATGTTGTAACAATAATTCTCGTTGATTGTCATCGGCTTTTATTCCA harbors:
- the trpD gene encoding anthranilate phosphoribosyltransferase yields the protein MSLLTRIKTESILHESDIKELIEILISPSIGTDIKYELLSNYSEREIQQEELTYIVRSLINTMYPHQPCYEGSMCVCGTGGDKSNSFNISTTVAFVVASAGVKVIKHGNKSITSNSGSTDLLNQMHIQTTTVDDTPNQLDEKGLVFIGATESYPVMKYMQPVRKMIGKPTILNLVGPLINPYHLSYQMVGVFDPTKLKIVAKTIKDLGRRRAIVLHGANGMDEATLSGDNLIYELTEDGEIKNYTLNAADYGLRYAPNSDFKGGTPEENLIITLNILNGTDKTSRRDVVVLNAGLSLYVAEKVDTIAEGIELAGTLINNGEALKKYHQMRGE
- the trpC gene encoding indole-3-glycerol phosphate synthase TrpC, which encodes MTILEEIVEYKQSLLQNGYYLEKLNSLKSVNIQNKKSFINSIEQKSTLAIIAEIKSKSPTVNDLPERDLLQQISDYEQYGANAVSILTDEKYFGGSFERLQELTTKTTLPVLCKDFIIDPLQIDVAKQAGASIILLIVNILSDKQLKELYEYATSQNLEVLVEVHNREELYRAYKINPKLIGVNNRDLKRFVTNVEHTNIILENKQPNHYYISESGIHDTSDVEKILNSGIDGLLIGEALMRCDNLAKFLPQLKMQKVQS
- a CDS encoding phosphoribosylanthranilate isomerase, producing MKLKFCGFTSIKDVTAASQLPIDAIGFIHYEKSKRHQTVAQIQKLASVVPNHIDKVCVMVNPDLTTIEHVLVNTPINTIQLHGTESIAFIQKVRKKYPNIKIIKALAADENIILNINKYKGFVNLFIIDTPSASYGGTGQTYDWAILKEIKGIHYLIAGGINTENIQTVNQLKLSHQGYDLASGIEVNGRKDIEKMTAIVNIVKGDRENE
- the trpB gene encoding tryptophan synthase subunit beta; amino-acid sequence: MNKQIQTEADELGFFGEYGGQYVPETLMPAIIELKKAYKEAKADPEFQRELEYYLSEYVGRATPLTYAASYTESLGGAKIYLKREDLNHTGAHKINNALGQALLAKRMGKKKLVAETGAGQHGVASATVAALFDMELVVFMGSEDIKRQQLNVFRMELLGAKVVAVEDGQGTLSDAVNKALQYWVSHVDDTHYLLGSALGPDPFPTIVRDFQSVIGKEIKSQILKKEGRLPDAIVACIGGGSNAIGTFYPFIKDDVALYGVEAAGQGEDTDKHALAIGKGSPGVLHGTKMYLIQDEGGQVQLAHSISAGLDYPGIGPEHSYYHDIGRVTFENASDTQAMNALINFTKHEGIIPAIESAHALSYVERLAPTMSNEDIIVVTISGRGDKDMETIRQYMAERGLEND
- the trpA gene encoding tryptophan synthase subunit alpha; protein product: MTKLFIPYIMGDKDFIENATLLSEHGADIIEIGVPFSDPVADGPVIMEAGQQAIKQGITIDYIFEQLEKHGNQIKCHYVLMTYYNIICHYGEQAFFEKCRDTGVYGLIIPDLPYELSQRLKQQCSHYGVKIISLVAMTTDDKRIRNIVSQAEGFIYTVTMNATTGQNGAFHPELKQKIESIKAIANVPVVAGFGIRTPQHVADIKEVADGIVIGSEIVKQFKANSQEEIITYLQTIKQALNN
- the femA gene encoding glycine glycyltransferase FemA produces the protein MKFTNLTAKEFGAFTDSMPYSHFTQTVGHYELKLAEGYETHLVGIKDNNNEVIAACLLTAVPVMKVFKYFYSNRGPVIDYENQELVHFFFNELSKYVKKHRCLYLHIDPYLPYQYLNHDGEITGNAGNDWFFDKMSNLGFEHTGFHKGFDPVLQIRYHSVLDLKDKSADDIIKNMDGLRKRNTKKVKKNGVKVRFLSEDELPIFRLFMEDTSESKAFADRDDKFYYNRLKYYKDRVLVPLAYINFDEYIKELNEERDILNKDLNKALKDIEKRPENKKAHNKRDNLQQQLDANEQKIEEGKRLQEEHGNELPISAGFFFINPFEVVYYAGGTSNAFRHFAGSYAVQWEMINYALNHGIDRYNFYGVSGKFTEDAEDAGVVKFKKGYNAEIIEYVGDFIKPINKPVYAAYTALKKVKDRIF
- the femB gene encoding glycine glycyltransferase FemB — encoded protein: MKFTELTVTEYDNFVQNPSLESHYFQVKENIVTRENDGFEVVLLGIKDDNNKVIAASLFSKIPTMGSYVYYSNRGPVMDFSDLGLVDYYLKELDKYLQQHQCLYVKLDPYWLYHLYDKDIVPFEGREKNDALVNLFKSHGYEHHGFTTEYDTSSQVRWMGVLNLEGKTPETLKKTFDSQRKRNINKAINYGVKVRFLERDEFNLFLDLYRETEERAGFVSKTDAYFYNFIDTYGDKVLVPLAYIDLDEYVLKLQQELNDKENRRDQMMAKENKSDKQMKKIAELDKQIDHDQHELLNASELSKTDGPILNLASGVYFANAYEVNYFSGGSSEKYNQFMGPYMMHWFMINYCFDNGYDRYNFYGLSGDFTENSEDYGVYRFKRGFNVQIEELIGDFYKPIHKVKYWLFTTLDKLRKKLKK
- a CDS encoding Cof-type HAD-IIB family hydrolase, whose translation is MRFVFDIDGTLCFDGRVIDQTIIDTLLRLQHAGHELIFASARPIRDLLPVLPSVFHQHTLIGANGAMISQQSKISVIKPIHTDTYHHILKIIQKYDLDYIIDDDWNYAAKLDAENEIFERLDPHKLASCIKVANINTPIKIILLNLEPSQITIILNELNQYHQELEIIHHSNEFNIDITAQNINKYTALQYIYGKDVEYIAFGNDHNDIAMLRHATNGYIVGPSEEYTHTILKLDHIKHIDNHEQAVCKIIKSHL
- a CDS encoding SWIM zinc finger family protein is translated as MGLLDIASIRSIERGFNYYQSECVINLKSLSETQHEAEVKGSGNNVYRCYIDMEHPRKSKCNCPHADGRRVICKHMIALLFTASPEAANKHIIMLNEVEEDYHLRRNMWIDSLKDMVNDMSEEDLRDAYLNMLIEHGEMAELFGLEDEFFEDEFH
- a CDS encoding ABC transporter ATP-binding protein gives rise to the protein MIELKHVTFSYNKKNTILNKISLSIADGENVGILGESGSGKSTLAALLLGLLKPTNGEIYISDDAVLPIFQHALTSFNPDWTMKASLKESLKYYRGIKADDNQRELLLQHLSSFDLNAQLLSNYPNEVSGGQLQRFNIMRSLLAQPRVLICDEITSNLDVIAEQNIISILKEQTIANLNHLVVISHDLSVLQRLVNRIIVIKEGAIVDDFAIEELLNVDRHPYTKELVQAFSF